One Aneurinibacillus migulanus genomic region harbors:
- the smpB gene encoding SsrA-binding protein SmpB, with protein sequence MSKEGIKVLAQNKKARHDYFIEETYEAGIVLTGTEIKSIRRGRVNLKDGYAGIRNGEAWLYNVHISEYEQGNRYNHDPVRTRKLLLHRSEIYKLLGQTKMQGYSLVPLRLYLKGGFCKVEIGLAKGKKNYDKRESIKQRDAQREMQRALRDRNR encoded by the coding sequence ATGAGCAAAGAAGGAATCAAAGTGCTGGCGCAGAATAAAAAGGCGCGCCACGATTATTTCATTGAAGAAACATATGAAGCGGGTATTGTTCTTACAGGAACCGAGATTAAATCGATCCGCAGAGGCCGGGTCAATCTAAAGGATGGGTATGCCGGCATTCGGAACGGTGAAGCATGGTTATACAATGTGCACATCAGCGAGTATGAGCAAGGGAATCGCTATAATCATGATCCGGTTCGAACACGCAAGCTACTGTTGCATCGTTCCGAGATTTACAAGCTTCTCGGACAGACTAAGATGCAGGGCTACTCGCTTGTGCCACTTCGTCTGTACCTTAAAGGCGGATTCTGTAAGGTGGAAATTGGTCTGGCGAAGGGGAAAAAGAATTACGATAAGCGTGAATCGATTAAGCAGCGTGACGCGCAGCGCGAAATGCAACGCGCATTGCGGGACCGGAATAGGTAA